Proteins encoded together in one Nostoc sp. PCC 7524 window:
- a CDS encoding adenylate kinase family protein, translated as MRLVILGGSGSGKSTQAQRLCSYFEVPQISTGEILREAISGESLDGVYANLGELGRYAKPYVSRGELVPDEMIIDLIRSRLTKPDVNCGWILEGYPRTAFQAEELDFLLDELGQKLDWAIYLQVPEAVMVSRSLGRSLPDDQPEIVQRRVEVFYDRTIPILEYYDRRRRLLTINGDQSPELVLQNILTLLSVP; from the coding sequence GTGAGATTAGTGATTTTAGGAGGTTCGGGATCAGGGAAAAGTACGCAAGCCCAAAGGCTTTGTAGTTACTTTGAAGTCCCCCAAATTTCTACGGGTGAGATTTTGCGGGAAGCGATATCTGGCGAGTCGCTTGACGGGGTTTACGCTAACCTGGGTGAACTAGGTCGTTATGCCAAGCCATACGTGTCTAGGGGGGAATTAGTCCCAGATGAAATGATTATTGATCTCATTCGCTCGCGTCTGACAAAACCTGATGTTAACTGTGGCTGGATTTTAGAGGGTTATCCCCGTACTGCTTTCCAAGCTGAAGAATTAGATTTTTTGCTGGATGAGTTGGGACAGAAGTTAGATTGGGCAATTTATTTACAAGTCCCAGAGGCGGTAATGGTGAGTCGTTCTCTAGGGCGTTCTTTACCCGATGATCAACCTGAAATTGTCCAACGCCGAGTAGAAGTCTTCTATGACCGCACGATTCCCATCCTAGAGTATTATGACCGTCGTCGCCGCCTATTGACAATCAACGGCGATCAATCACCAGAATTGGTGCTGCAAAATATTCTCACCTTACTTTCAGTACCTTAA
- a CDS encoding P-loop NTPase family protein, whose translation MVAQLETPSANSTLSLPHPLEGLVQVFTSSHRNFFTSVMGEALRIAGQGTSVLLVQFLKGGINQGQDHPIQLGQNLDWIRCDLPRCIDTPHLDEAENQALQRLWQYTQQVVNEGKYSLVVLDELSLAINFGLIAETEVLAFLAKRPPHIDIILTGPEMPPSLLDIADQITEIRRSHRP comes from the coding sequence ATGGTTGCCCAGTTAGAAACACCCAGTGCAAATTCGACCCTCAGCTTACCACATCCTCTTGAAGGGCTAGTGCAGGTTTTTACCAGTTCCCACCGTAATTTCTTTACCAGCGTGATGGGGGAAGCACTCAGAATTGCCGGTCAAGGTACATCAGTGTTGTTAGTGCAGTTTCTCAAAGGTGGCATAAATCAAGGACAAGATCACCCAATTCAGTTGGGGCAGAATTTAGATTGGATTCGCTGTGATTTGCCTCGTTGTATTGATACACCACACTTAGATGAAGCTGAAAACCAAGCTTTACAAAGATTGTGGCAGTATACACAACAGGTAGTAAATGAGGGTAAATATTCCCTTGTAGTTTTAGATGAGTTAAGTTTGGCAATTAACTTTGGTTTGATTGCGGAAACTGAGGTTTTAGCATTTCTAGCCAAACGCCCTCCCCATATCGATATCATTCTCACAGGCCCCGAAATGCCGCCATCTCTCCTCGACATCGCAGATCAAATTACAGAGATTCGTCGTAGTCATCGACCTTAA
- a CDS encoding dCTP deaminase — protein MLSDTDIKQQIEERKNNSAKGILIDPFEEKYLTPVGYDLRVGTKGFSWKKKCEIDIEKERGIEIEPNDTVIIETLESVSLSKEVGATIHAMVSKAVLYGLSHISTTIDPGWTGKLLISVSNYRDSSVMLRFRDSFCTVCFYQMESESIATLGRPVDRDDIWERLLEIAKEERDRQIKEIQIKKGKEKAEDRIRIGLMVAFILLASFIGLQISFKDAALGASLAAFLAVVSPSIIELLKPK, from the coding sequence ATGCTCAGTGATACAGATATTAAACAACAAATAGAAGAAAGAAAAAATAATTCAGCTAAGGGAATCTTGATAGATCCATTTGAAGAAAAATACTTAACTCCTGTTGGGTATGATTTGAGAGTTGGAACCAAGGGATTCTCGTGGAAAAAGAAGTGTGAAATTGATATAGAAAAAGAGAGAGGTATAGAAATTGAACCCAACGATACAGTAATTATTGAAACTTTAGAATCAGTTAGTCTCTCTAAAGAAGTAGGTGCTACTATACACGCAATGGTTTCAAAAGCTGTTCTTTATGGTTTATCTCATATTTCGACAACTATAGATCCAGGATGGACAGGGAAACTATTAATTTCGGTTAGTAATTATCGAGATAGTTCTGTAATGCTTCGTTTTAGGGATTCTTTCTGTACAGTTTGCTTTTATCAGATGGAATCTGAATCAATAGCAACTCTTGGAAGACCTGTTGATAGAGATGATATATGGGAAAGATTACTAGAGATAGCCAAGGAAGAAAGAGATAGACAAATAAAGGAGATACAGATAAAAAAAGGAAAAGAAAAAGCAGAAGATAGAATTCGTATTGGCTTAATGGTGGCTTTTATCTTACTAGCATCATTTATTGGTCTTCAAATTTCTTTTAAAGATGCTGCCTTGGGTGCATCATTAGCTGCTTTTCTTGCTGTTGTTAGCCCCAGTATCATCGAACTATTAAAACCAAAATAA
- a CDS encoding deoxycytidylate deaminase: protein MQDISLNDEHSQRPTWDEYFLMLAKLAATRSTCLAFPVGAVIVKNKQVVATGYNGSPSGSAHCTSQGYCYPGLSSCDASKTLPSRAVHAEANAIAQAAKHGISTDGASIYVTLEPCLSCLKLIISAGIKEVFYETSFNSGEKAVVRDSFVNEGLVFLQQVKLSEATAQKAASFLLFSTSVVSCDILNKF, encoded by the coding sequence ATGCAAGATATTTCCTTAAATGATGAACACTCTCAAAGACCAACATGGGATGAATACTTTCTAATGTTGGCTAAACTCGCTGCCACCCGCTCAACTTGTTTAGCATTTCCAGTAGGTGCTGTGATTGTTAAAAATAAGCAAGTAGTGGCAACTGGTTATAATGGTTCACCATCTGGTTCTGCTCACTGTACTTCTCAAGGATACTGTTATCCTGGTTTGAGCAGTTGTGATGCTAGCAAAACTTTACCATCAAGGGCTGTACACGCTGAAGCAAACGCGATCGCACAAGCCGCCAAGCATGGTATATCTACAGATGGCGCAAGCATTTATGTCACATTAGAACCTTGTTTGTCTTGTTTAAAATTAATTATCTCCGCAGGTATTAAAGAAGTGTTTTATGAAACTTCCTTTAATAGTGGAGAGAAAGCCGTGGTCAGAGATTCTTTTGTGAATGAAGGTTTAGTCTTTCTTCAGCAAGTTAAGCTTTCTGAAGCTACAGCACAAAAAGCAGCATCATTTCTATTATTTTCTACATCTGTTGTTAGTTGTGACATTTTAAATAAATTTTAA
- a CDS encoding thymidylate synthase — protein sequence MTLAGKATQFEYKALYKPNQLIYGNGQTAVITGWTVKQAIAKHLQPQEYAVIGQLYSPTRGINLLIRNLLWNPHVRHLVVLNATKEDKNAGAGECLLDFFRHGFEEGVCDTGLRCWIIRSTIPGYIDLEVEANALEELRRSIKYSEAKSIPEAVSFAKSYAQQETVAAWSIPLEFPISTLEPTVLPGPRYGHRIEGKTIAETWVKIIHRIKTTGTIRPTGYDGQWQELIDLMAVVTDEPTDFYFPEPNYLPIDRSFLEEYISQILDDAPYREGLKYTYGQRLRSWFGRDQIDQVINKLIGEIDAASAVMSLWDVKDHEKGGSPCLNHIWLRVVDNELSLTATLRSNDMFAAWPANAMGLRALQQHVRDKIAERSEYNLKMGPLITMSQSAHIYDDTWENADRLIANQYGVILKQRNYDDPSGNFLIEVDEKEIVVTQTTPGSGEIVKSYRGKNPLNLLRDICAASPAIQPEHTGYLGIELQKASQCIKIGKPYVQDQ from the coding sequence ATGACACTAGCGGGTAAGGCAACCCAATTCGAGTACAAAGCACTGTACAAGCCGAATCAACTGATTTACGGCAACGGACAAACAGCAGTGATTACAGGATGGACAGTCAAGCAGGCGATCGCCAAACACCTACAACCCCAAGAGTACGCTGTAATTGGGCAACTGTACTCTCCTACACGAGGTATCAACTTACTCATCCGAAATTTACTGTGGAATCCTCATGTCCGACACTTAGTTGTTCTTAACGCCACTAAGGAAGATAAAAACGCGGGTGCGGGAGAATGTTTACTAGACTTTTTCCGTCATGGATTTGAAGAGGGTGTATGTGACACTGGCTTACGTTGCTGGATAATTCGTTCGACTATTCCTGGTTACATTGATCTGGAAGTTGAAGCTAATGCCTTGGAAGAACTACGACGGTCAATAAAGTATAGTGAAGCAAAATCCATACCTGAAGCTGTTAGTTTCGCTAAATCCTATGCTCAACAAGAAACAGTAGCTGCGTGGAGTATACCGTTAGAATTTCCCATCTCTACTCTTGAACCAACAGTTTTACCAGGGCCAAGATACGGACACAGAATTGAAGGTAAAACCATAGCGGAAACTTGGGTAAAAATTATTCATCGAATTAAGACAACAGGAACAATTCGTCCTACTGGCTATGATGGACAATGGCAAGAATTAATTGATTTAATGGCAGTAGTGACTGATGAGCCTACTGATTTTTACTTCCCTGAACCTAATTATTTGCCAATTGATCGCAGTTTTCTAGAAGAATATATTTCTCAAATTTTAGATGATGCACCATACAGGGAAGGATTGAAATATACTTATGGTCAACGTTTACGTTCCTGGTTTGGACGTGACCAAATTGATCAAGTTATCAATAAATTAATTGGGGAAATTGACGCGGCTAGTGCAGTCATGAGTCTTTGGGATGTAAAAGACCATGAGAAAGGCGGTAGCCCCTGTCTGAATCACATTTGGTTAAGAGTTGTTGATAACGAATTATCACTAACAGCCACATTAAGAAGTAATGATATGTTTGCTGCTTGGCCTGCAAACGCAATGGGACTTAGGGCTTTGCAACAACACGTTAGAGATAAAATTGCTGAACGTTCTGAATATAACTTAAAGATGGGGCCACTGATCACAATGAGCCAGTCGGCTCATATATATGATGACACTTGGGAAAATGCTGATAGGCTAATTGCTAATCAATACGGTGTAATACTTAAGCAGCGTAACTATGATGATCCTTCAGGTAACTTTTTAATCGAAGTCGATGAGAAGGAGATTGTAGTTACTCAAACAACTCCTGGTAGTGGTGAGATTGTTAAATCTTATCGAGGGAAAAACCCTCTCAACCTACTGAGGGACATTTGTGCTGCATCTCCAGCCATTCAGCCTGAACATACAGGTTACTTGGGGATAGAACTGCAAAAGGCGAGTCAATGTATTAAAATTGGCAAGCCTTATGTTCAGGATCAGTAA
- a CDS encoding chlorophyll a/b-binding protein, with amino-acid sequence MRTNASIVDDQGKLNNFAIEPKVYVDEQGDRTGFTPYAELINGRLAMIGFISLIALEVFTGHGIFGVLASL; translated from the coding sequence ATGCGTACAAATGCTTCCATCGTTGATGATCAAGGTAAACTAAACAATTTTGCGATTGAGCCAAAAGTATATGTAGATGAGCAAGGCGATCGCACTGGTTTTACCCCCTACGCAGAACTCATCAACGGCCGTTTAGCAATGATTGGCTTTATCTCTCTCATCGCACTAGAAGTGTTTACAGGACATGGCATTTTTGGTGTGTTAGCCAGCCTGTAA
- a CDS encoding thioredoxin family protein — protein MVLTASTMLALGTKAPDFYLPEVISGKTISLSTFADQKALLVMFICRHCPFVKHIQEELTKLGQDYFTSDLGIVAISANDAQKYPDDAPDSLKELATTLGWQFPLCYDETQATAKAYTAACTPDFFVFDGDRQLVYRGQLDDSRPSNGKPVTGADLRAAIDAVLAGKPVTTEQKPSIGCNIKWKSGNEPSYFG, from the coding sequence ATGGTTTTAACTGCTTCAACAATGTTGGCATTAGGCACAAAAGCACCAGATTTTTATCTACCGGAAGTCATATCTGGCAAGACAATTTCTTTGTCTACTTTTGCTGATCAAAAAGCATTGTTGGTGATGTTTATTTGTCGCCATTGTCCGTTTGTAAAACACATTCAAGAGGAATTAACCAAGTTAGGACAAGATTATTTCACCAGTGATTTAGGTATCGTTGCTATTAGCGCCAATGATGCCCAAAAATACCCAGATGATGCCCCTGATTCCTTAAAAGAACTAGCAACAACACTGGGTTGGCAGTTTCCGTTATGCTATGACGAAACCCAGGCAACCGCCAAGGCTTATACGGCGGCTTGTACGCCTGATTTTTTTGTTTTTGATGGCGATCGCCAGCTAGTTTATCGAGGACAATTAGATGATAGCCGTCCTAGTAATGGTAAACCTGTCACGGGTGCAGATTTACGCGCTGCTATTGATGCAGTCTTAGCGGGTAAACCTGTCACTACAGAACAAAAGCCTAGCATCGGTTGCAATATTAAATGGAAATCAGGGAACGAACCTAGTTATTTTGGTTGA
- the aroA gene encoding 3-phosphoshikimate 1-carboxyvinyltransferase, producing MSAAAITLETQTDLSQKLIIQSPSTGLSLQGRIQIPGDKSISHRALMLGAIAQGETEIQGLLLGEDPRSTASCFQAMGAEISELNTELVRVKGIGLGNLQEPVDVLNAGNSGTTLRLMLGLLASHPGRFFTVTGDSSLRSRPMSRVVQPLQQMGAQIWGRKGNSLAPLAIQGQVLKPIHYHSPIASAQVKSCIMLAGLFTEGKTTITEPAVSRDHSERMLRAFGADISVDPETKSVTVNGPAQLYGQKVVVPGDISSAAFWLVAGAIVPGSELVVENVGVNPTRTGILEALEMMGADIQLENQREVAGEPVADVRVRSSKLRSCTIAGDIVPRMIDEIPILAVAAVFAEGKTVIRDAEELRVKESDRITVMAQQLNKLGAKVTELPDGMEIIGGTPLVGTDVDSYTDHRIAMSLAIAALNATGITTIHRAEAAAISYPNFTATLQQAVG from the coding sequence ATGTCGGCTGCTGCTATAACCTTAGAGACTCAAACAGACCTTTCTCAGAAGTTAATTATCCAAAGTCCCTCGACTGGGCTATCTTTGCAAGGTCGTATTCAAATACCAGGGGATAAATCGATTTCCCATAGGGCGTTGATGTTAGGTGCGATCGCGCAAGGTGAAACGGAAATCCAAGGGCTACTCTTGGGTGAAGATCCCCGCAGCACTGCTAGCTGTTTTCAAGCTATGGGTGCAGAAATTTCGGAACTGAATACGGAATTGGTGCGGGTAAAAGGCATTGGTTTAGGCAATTTGCAAGAACCTGTAGATGTTTTGAATGCTGGTAACTCCGGCACAACACTCAGATTAATGCTGGGACTTTTGGCATCCCACCCAGGACGGTTTTTTACTGTCACTGGGGATAGTTCCTTGCGATCGCGTCCCATGTCCCGTGTAGTACAACCTCTGCAACAGATGGGGGCGCAAATTTGGGGACGCAAGGGAAATTCTCTAGCACCTTTGGCGATTCAAGGACAGGTTCTCAAACCAATTCACTATCATTCTCCCATCGCCTCAGCCCAAGTCAAATCTTGCATCATGCTGGCAGGTTTATTCACTGAGGGGAAAACTACGATAACTGAACCGGCAGTTTCCCGTGATCATAGTGAAAGGATGCTCAGGGCTTTTGGGGCGGATATCAGCGTTGATCCTGAAACCAAAAGCGTTACCGTGAATGGCCCCGCTCAACTATATGGGCAGAAGGTGGTTGTACCAGGTGATATTAGTTCCGCAGCCTTTTGGTTAGTGGCTGGGGCGATTGTCCCTGGTTCAGAATTGGTAGTAGAAAATGTCGGTGTGAATCCCACACGCACGGGGATTTTAGAAGCATTAGAAATGATGGGCGCAGATATCCAATTGGAAAACCAGCGCGAAGTCGCAGGGGAACCGGTGGCAGATGTCCGGGTGCGCTCTAGTAAGTTGCGAAGTTGTACGATTGCTGGTGATATTGTGCCAAGAATGATTGATGAAATCCCGATTTTAGCTGTGGCGGCGGTATTCGCTGAGGGGAAAACGGTGATTCGGGATGCTGAGGAGTTAAGAGTCAAAGAAAGCGATCGCATTACGGTGATGGCGCAGCAACTCAATAAACTCGGCGCAAAAGTCACCGAACTCCCCGATGGCATGGAAATTATTGGCGGTACTCCCTTAGTAGGTACAGATGTCGATAGTTATACAGATCATCGCATTGCCATGAGTCTAGCGATCGCGGCTCTTAATGCTACGGGAATCACGACAATTCACCGTGCCGAAGCTGCGGCAATTTCTTATCCTAATTTCACTGCGACGTTGCAACAGGCTGTGGGTTAG
- a CDS encoding pyridoxamine 5'-phosphate oxidase family protein produces the protein MTHSTVQNQNIQQLRALIKDLNYGMLTTVDDDGSLHSRPMFVNRDIDSDGTIWFFTSSSSHKVIEIEHRQQVNVNFSSPDQQRYISISGTAQIVKDQKKIQEKWQPELQTWFPQGLDDPSIALLKVNINKADYWEEESKFHPQTMVLGNRQ, from the coding sequence ATGACACATTCTACAGTTCAAAACCAAAACATTCAGCAACTGCGAGCATTAATTAAAGACTTGAATTATGGGATGTTAACCACCGTTGATGATGATGGTAGCTTACATAGTCGTCCCATGTTCGTCAATCGCGATATTGACTCTGATGGTACAATTTGGTTCTTTACATCAAGCAGTTCTCATAAAGTAATTGAGATTGAGCATCGTCAGCAAGTAAACGTTAATTTTTCATCACCCGATCAGCAGCGATATATTTCGATTTCTGGTACAGCACAAATAGTCAAAGACCAGAAAAAAATTCAAGAAAAATGGCAACCAGAACTACAAACATGGTTTCCCCAAGGGTTAGATGATCCCAGTATTGCCTTACTTAAAGTCAATATTAATAAAGCCGATTATTGGGAAGAAGAATCTAAATTTCATCCGCAAACAATGGTTTTAGGCAATAGGCAATAG
- a CDS encoding cation-translocating P-type ATPase — translation MIKAIHTSVKGRARYKITELYGSRDLKEYLERSLASKSAIIKANANPLTSNLLVIFSPKYNYQQIGSLVEQIVLSFCKKHPVKQKTKALKPSSKIAKLDNKATEQSQENWHLIPTDKVLHQLQTSPESGLSSESAAINLSQYGLNLLSETELRSGWSIIIEQFKSLPVALLGVAAGVSMFTGGLVDAVVILGVVGLNAVIGYLTESQSERIINSLKHHQQTSAWVIRDGKQIEIPIENVAVGDILVLKPGNYLAADARLIAADNLSVDESALTGESIPVNKTTAFLMGEDVPLGDRFNMAYKGTYITGGQGLAAVVATGTYTEMGKIQQLVGEAKATETPLARQLDEVGGQLVLISMGICGLVFGMGVLRGYGLVQMLKSSISLAVAAVPEGLPTIATTTLALGIRDMRKNKVLVRSLAAVEALGSVQTICMDKTGTITENRMSVVEIHANSRQIQVSDGDFVNGEKNINPYSDDELLKLIHVSVLCNESEVSKSANGEYAVTGSATENALIYMAISAGVDAIALREKYPLLQTNLRSENRNIMSTIHQTHNQQKFVAVKGSPAEVVQLCQSQVKDGQIVPLDEEERQAIEIENDRMAGKALRVLGIAYSHIDEYHNCNGNNHESNLIWLGLVGMADPIRKGAKTLIADFHHAGIDTVMITGDQSPTAYAIAKELELNRDPQLEILDSTNINNLTPEALIALSDKVDVFARISPSNKLQIVQALQGAGKVVAMTGDGINDAPALKAAQVGVAMGKGGTDVAREVADIVLEDDRLETMIIAVSRGRTIYNNIRKSVHFLLSTNLSEIMVMTIATAVGIGEPLNAIQLLWLNLVTDIFPGLSLALEAPEPEVLNQPPRNPEEPIIKKSDFGRIAFESAVISGGTLTAYSYSLLRYGMTPRASTIAFMSLTSAQLLHTISSRSETHSIFSQEKLPTNPYLNAAITGSFAIQLLAIAIPPLRSLLRIAPINLVDGAVIGASAVLPLLVNESTKGIGDWQLGTRKTLPQSPVPNPQ, via the coding sequence GTGATTAAAGCAATACATACGAGCGTGAAAGGGAGAGCTAGATATAAAATCACAGAGCTTTATGGCTCACGGGATTTAAAAGAATATTTAGAGCGATCGCTAGCTAGTAAATCAGCCATAATTAAAGCTAATGCCAATCCCTTAACAAGCAACTTACTGGTAATTTTCTCACCAAAATATAATTATCAGCAAATAGGCTCTCTCGTGGAACAGATTGTCTTAAGTTTTTGCAAAAAACATCCTGTAAAACAAAAAACTAAAGCACTAAAACCTAGCTCCAAAATTGCCAAACTTGATAACAAAGCCACAGAACAAAGCCAAGAAAATTGGCATTTAATCCCTACAGATAAAGTTCTGCATCAATTGCAAACATCACCAGAATCAGGGTTATCTAGTGAATCGGCAGCGATTAATTTAAGTCAATACGGGCTAAATCTCCTCTCAGAAACAGAGTTACGCTCTGGTTGGAGCATCATAATTGAACAGTTTAAGTCCTTACCTGTGGCTTTGCTGGGAGTGGCGGCTGGGGTTTCGATGTTTACGGGAGGATTAGTTGATGCTGTTGTAATTTTAGGTGTGGTGGGACTGAATGCAGTAATTGGTTATCTCACAGAAAGCCAGTCTGAAAGAATCATTAACTCCCTCAAACATCATCAGCAAACATCTGCTTGGGTAATTAGAGATGGTAAGCAAATAGAAATACCCATTGAAAATGTAGCTGTGGGCGATATTTTAGTTCTCAAACCAGGGAATTATTTAGCTGCTGATGCGCGATTAATTGCCGCCGATAACCTAAGTGTTGATGAGTCGGCTTTAACTGGCGAGAGTATCCCGGTGAACAAAACTACGGCATTCTTGATGGGTGAAGATGTGCCATTAGGCGATCGCTTCAACATGGCCTACAAAGGTACTTATATCACAGGTGGTCAAGGATTGGCGGCGGTGGTAGCAACCGGCACCTATACAGAAATGGGTAAAATTCAACAGCTAGTAGGTGAAGCCAAAGCCACGGAAACCCCCCTCGCCAGACAGCTAGATGAAGTAGGCGGACAGCTGGTATTAATCAGTATGGGGATTTGCGGTTTAGTTTTTGGTATGGGCGTGCTGCGGGGATATGGTTTAGTGCAGATGCTCAAATCATCCATCTCCCTAGCTGTAGCAGCTGTTCCCGAAGGATTACCCACAATTGCCACTACCACCTTAGCTTTAGGTATCCGCGATATGCGGAAGAATAAGGTTCTGGTGCGGAGTCTGGCTGCCGTGGAAGCTTTGGGTTCCGTGCAGACAATTTGCATGGATAAAACCGGCACAATCACCGAGAACAGAATGTCTGTGGTGGAAATTCATGCCAACTCACGACAGATTCAAGTGTCAGATGGTGACTTTGTGAATGGGGAGAAGAATATTAACCCCTACAGCGACGATGAACTATTAAAACTGATTCATGTATCGGTATTATGTAACGAAAGTGAAGTCAGTAAATCTGCCAATGGGGAGTATGCTGTCACAGGTTCAGCTACGGAAAATGCCCTGATTTATATGGCTATCTCCGCCGGAGTCGATGCGATCGCCCTCAGAGAAAAGTATCCCTTACTACAAACCAACCTGCGATCGGAAAACCGTAATATTATGAGTACCATTCACCAGACTCATAATCAACAAAAATTTGTAGCTGTTAAAGGTAGCCCCGCCGAAGTAGTACAACTATGCCAAAGTCAGGTGAAAGATGGGCAAATAGTACCTTTAGATGAAGAAGAACGGCAGGCGATAGAAATTGAAAACGATCGCATGGCTGGAAAAGCATTACGAGTCTTGGGCATAGCCTACAGCCATATAGATGAATATCACAACTGCAACGGCAATAACCATGAATCCAACCTGATTTGGTTAGGTTTGGTAGGAATGGCAGATCCCATCCGAAAAGGGGCAAAAACATTAATTGCCGACTTCCATCATGCAGGTATCGACACCGTGATGATTACCGGCGATCAAAGTCCTACCGCCTATGCGATCGCCAAAGAATTAGAATTAAACCGTGATCCCCAACTGGAAATTCTCGACTCTACCAACATTAATAACCTCACTCCCGAAGCCTTAATTGCCCTCAGCGACAAAGTAGACGTATTTGCCCGCATCAGCCCCAGCAATAAATTGCAAATCGTCCAAGCGTTGCAAGGTGCAGGTAAAGTTGTCGCCATGACAGGTGATGGGATTAACGACGCACCCGCCTTAAAAGCTGCCCAAGTGGGTGTAGCTATGGGTAAAGGTGGTACAGATGTCGCCCGTGAGGTAGCAGATATCGTCTTAGAAGACGATCGCCTGGAAACCATGATTATCGCCGTCAGTCGCGGCAGAACAATTTACAACAACATCCGTAAATCCGTGCATTTCCTCCTCTCGACTAACCTGAGTGAAATCATGGTGATGACGATTGCTACCGCCGTTGGGATTGGGGAACCCTTAAACGCCATTCAACTACTATGGCTGAACTTAGTCACAGACATTTTCCCTGGTTTATCCCTGGCATTGGAAGCACCAGAACCAGAAGTCTTAAACCAACCACCCCGCAATCCCGAAGAACCAATTATCAAAAAGTCCGATTTTGGCAGAATTGCTTTTGAATCAGCCGTGATTTCTGGCGGCACCCTCACCGCCTATAGTTACAGTCTCCTCAGATATGGTATGACTCCCAGGGCTAGCACCATTGCCTTTATGAGTCTGACATCAGCCCAACTGCTACATACAATTAGTAGCCGTTCCGAAACCCACAGCATCTTTAGTCAAGAAAAACTGCCGACGAATCCTTACTTAAATGCTGCCATTACAGGTTCCTTTGCGATCCAACTGTTAGCGATCGCCATTCCGCCACTCAGAAGTCTGTTGAGAATCGCGCCAATTAATCTTGTGGATGGTGCTGTGATTGGTGCTAGTGCTGTACTGCCTTTGCTAGTCAATGAAAGCACAAAAGGAATTGGTGACTGGCAACTAGGAACTAGGAAAACATTACCCCAATCCCCAGTACCCAATCCCCAATAG